A genomic segment from Bradyrhizobium sp. CB1015 encodes:
- a CDS encoding IS630 family transposase (programmed frameshift) gives MGKPYSLDLRKRVVAAIEGGMSRNQAAKQFGVAISTAIGWMKRVDETGSVEPSQIGGYKPKAISGEHAVWLSQRIKDGDFTIRGLVAELAGRGLKVDYHSVWDFVHAEKLSFKKSVAAGERDRPDVARRRAQWAKYQSRVEAERLVFIDETWTRTDMAPLRGWAPRGHRLHAKVPHGRWKTMTFLAALRHDRIDAPWFIEGPIDGVSFRTYVEKVLLPTLQPGDIVVLDNLGSHRSKAVRQLIRSVGAKLFFLPKYSPDLNPIEQVFAKLKHLVRKAAARTVDSVCAAIGHALDAFTSEECANYLKNSGSRT, from the exons ATGGGCAAGCCGTACTCTCTTGATCTTCGCAAACGTGTTGTGGCCGCGATCGAGGGCGGGATGTCCCGCAATCAGGCCGCCAAGCAGTTTGGGGTGGCAATCAGCACGGCCATCGGCTGGATGAAGCGGGTTGATGAGACCGGCAGTGTCGAGCCTAGCCAGATCGGCGGCTACAAGCCGAAGGCAATTTCGGGTGAGCACGCGGTCTGGCTGTCGCAGCGGATCAAGGACGGCGATTTCACCATCCGCGGTCTCGTTGCTGAGCTCGCCGGGCGCGGCCTGAAAGTCGATTATCACTCGGTATGGGACTTCGTACATGCCGAGAAGCTCAGCTTC AAAAAAAGCGTGGCGGCTGGCGAACGCGATCGTCCCGACGTCGCGCGGCGGCGAGCCCAGTGGGCAAAGTATCAAAGTCGCGTCGAAGCTGAACGGCTGGTCTTCATCGACGAGACCTGGACCCGGACCGATATGGCCCCCTTGCGAGGATGGGCGCCGCGCGGGCACAGACTTCACGCCAAGGTTCCCCACGGCCGCTGGAAGACCATGACCTTCCTGGCGGCCCTGCGCCATGACCGGATCGATGCGCCATGGTTCATCGAGGGGCCGATCGATGGCGTGAGCTTCCGCACCTATGTCGAGAAGGTCCTCCTGCCGACCCTTCAGCCCGGTGACATCGTCGTCTTGGATAATCTCGGTAGCCACAGGAGCAAAGCGGTTCGCCAGCTCATCCGTTCGGTCGGCGCCAAACTCTTCTTCCTGCCAAAATACTCGCCAGACCTGAACCCCATCGAACAAGTCTTTGCCAAGCTCAAGCACTTGGTCCGCAAAGCTGCCGCGCGAACCGTTGACTCCGTCTGCGCTGCAATCGGCCACGCACTCGATGCCTTTACCTCAGAGGAATGCGCCAACTACCTCAAAAATTCAGGCTCTCGAACCTAA